The following are from one region of the Juglans regia cultivar Chandler chromosome 10, Walnut 2.0, whole genome shotgun sequence genome:
- the LOC108996632 gene encoding peroxidase P7-like has product MASMITQFLITFSIISLLPYFSHAKLSPNFYARTCPTLQTIVRNEMTRAVDAEPRMGASILRLFFHDCFVQGCDASILLDDTPTFTGEKNALPNRNSVRGFEVIDTIKTRVEAACNATVSCADILALAARDGVVLLKGSPWIVPLGRRDSRTANQSAANTQLPPPFANLTTLISMFADKGLNARDMTALSGAHTIGQAQCSSFRTRIYNDTNIDTNFANARKAGCPVSGGDNNLAPLDVQTPNRFDNKYYKNLLVRRGLLHSDQELFNGGSQDALVRIYSNDDAAFDADFAAAMVKMGNISPLTGTDGEIRKNCRVVN; this is encoded by the exons ATGGCGTCCATGATAACCCAGTTCCTTATTACATTCTCCATCATCTCTCTTTTACCCTACTTTTCCCATGCAAAACTCTCTCCCAATTTCTACGCAAGAACTTGCCCTACTCTCCAAACTATCGTGCGAAATGAAATGACTCGAGCTGTCGATGCGGAGCCACGTATGGGTGCCTCTATTCTTCGCTTGTTCTTCCACGACTGCTTTGTACAA GGCTGCGATGCATCGATACTACTGGACGACACGCCCACTTTCACAGGTGAAAAGAATGCACTCCCAAATAGGAATTCAGTAAGGGGTTTCGAGGTGATTGATACCATTAAAACTCGAGTGGAAGCTGCCTGCAATGCTACTGTATCTTGTGCTGATATTTTGGCACTTGCAGCTCGAGATGGTGTGGTCTTG cTGAAAGGATCCCCATGGATAGTGCCGCTAGGCCGGAGAGACTCAAGGACAGCCAACCAGAGCGCAGCCAACACCCAACTTCCCCCTCCATTCGCCAACCTTACAACCCTGATCTCCATGTTTGCCGACAAAGGCCTAAACGCTCGTGACATGACGGCTCTCTCCGGCGCCCACACGATAGGCCAAGCTCAATGTTCCTCGTTCCGGACTCGCATATACAACGACACCAATATCGACACCAACTTTGCCAATGCTCGAAAGGCCGGTTGCCCGGTTTCTGGTGGTGATAATAATTTAGCACCGCTTGACGTACAGACCCCGAACAGGTTCGATAATAAGTACTACAAGAACCTCTTGGTTCGACGTGGACTTCTGCATTCAGACCAAGAGCTATTTAATGGCGGCTCTCAAGATGCATTGGTGAGGATCTACAGTAACGACGATGCAGCTTTTGATGCGGATTTTGCTGCTGCCATGGTGAAAATGGGCAATATTAGCCCACTCACCGGGACAGATGGGGAGATTAGAAAGAACTGCAGGGTCGTGAACTGA